In Megalobrama amblycephala isolate DHTTF-2021 unplaced genomic scaffold, ASM1881202v1 scaffold484, whole genome shotgun sequence, the following proteins share a genomic window:
- the LOC125261792 gene encoding receptor-type tyrosine-protein phosphatase H-like — protein MERVLTLVLLGALSALGQTVPPNVDKVSISARTETVLTLQWNIAGGNRDYSYTLAREGVSDERINVTEQDNTVTHEVSSLSPGTKYSFTLYTVFGEDRSTGLNFFAITVPSNVESVTVINRREFEMTLEWIKVNNRNDYDYELKYNDTIESVPTPSGSSVVYRVTPLSSGSEFLFTLYTVFEGVKSSGYNFSNITVPSNVGSVLVIDRNETEMTLQWERVNNRNEYAYELVYGDKIETIATQPDSLVVYRAESLSSGTEYSFTLSTVFKDLKSSGYKFARVTVPSNVEKVDLAEQNDTDVILKWDKKTYNYTLKCSKNPCENIIITAEGNTTMCHISGLTPATNYIFTVYTEFFDVRSTGFNYNHTTTLSDVTEVRVDRSLTQLTIKWNKLNKNNIYNYTLRDIHETENNFTGSVMGDEIIHIYSPLTPGTIHSFTLFTVVNGVRSKGYSFKSITTIPCESFNWTVTNSSIVAQVNSSTRVTAENSTGNSKNDPVVDNWVNLQELYPGAIYNVSLWYDLDSERLLQCSHFLTLDPNSVLNLQCKYFSGGYGLAVIWDHPYGVMDVVQVDIGSQSFNHSSKESPRQEFKNLQVAHWYKVTATSFSGAKKSKMESLNCQTDPAGVIAGVLVFFLLVILICAAVYWWLRYGSAKQNKSPKPVVSKVTNKSYKLIPADKFPEHFRNMSRDENRGFSQEYEDLSSVGIEQSSVAAYLPKNKDKNRFTNVLPYDSSRVQLTVNDEDDSDYINANYMPGYDNASKQYIAAQGPLPSTVNDFWRMVWEKRSQAIVMVTNCTESGRIKCEQYWPLDYTPCVYGNLVVTVKSENKAPSWTLREFSVKNKSTSETRTVKHFHFTAWPDHGVPSGTEELIQFRGLVRQHIESSFSAGPTVVHCSAGVGRTGTLIALDVLLQQLDREKAVGIAAFVQQMRLCRPLMVQTESQYVFLHQCIMDCLQPKGVAKSEPLYENSDMIYVNAIALRQYENGSKI, from the exons GGACAAACAGTTCCCCCTAATGTGGACAAAGTTTCAATATCGGCTCGAACAGAGACTGTATTAACATTACAATGGAATATAGCTGGGGGCAACAGAGATTACAGTTATACACTGGCTAGAGAGGGTGTCTCAGATGAACGGATCAATGTAACAGAACAGGATAATACAGTAACTCATGAAGTCTCATCTCTGTCTCCTGGAACTAAATACTCCTTTACACTCTACACTGTGTTTGGGGAGGATCGGAGCACTGGACTTAATTTCTTTGCTATAACTG TTCCATCTAATGTTGAGAGTGTTACGGTCATCAATCGCAGAGAGTTTGAGATGACATTAGAATGGATAAAAGTTAACAACAGGAACGATTACGATTATGAGCTGAAATACAATGATACAATTGAGAGTGTACCTACACCAAGTGGCTCTTCAGTGGTATATAGGGTCACGCCTCTGTCTTCAGGGTCTGAATTCTTATTTACACTCTACACTGTGTTTGAAGGAGTGAAGAGCAGTGGATACAACTTCTCCAATATAACCG TTCCATCTAATGTTGGGAGTGTTTTGGTCATCGATCGGAATGAGACTGAGATGACATTGCAATGGGAAAGAGTCAACAACAGGAACGAATACGCTTATGAGCTGGTATACGGGGATAAAATAGAGACTATAGCTACACAACCTGATTCTTTAGTGGTATATAGGGCTGAGTCTTTGTCTTCAGGGACTGAATACTCCTTTACACTCTCCACTGTGTTTAAAGATTTGAAGAGCAGTGGATACAAATTTGCCAGAGTAACCG TGCCATCTAATGTTGAAAAGGTGGATTTGGCTGAGCAAAATGACACTGACGTGATCTTAAAATGGGACAAAAAAACATACAACTATACTCTTAAATGCAGCAAAAATCCATGTGAAAACATTATTATCACTGCAGAAGGGAATACGACTATGTGTCATATATCAGGTTTGACTCCTGCAACAAACTACATCTTCACTGTGTACACAGAGTTTTTTGATGTGAGAAGTACTGGATTCAACTACAATCACACCACAA CTCTATCTGATGTAACTGAAGTCAGAGTCGATCGATCACTGACACAGTTGACAATCAAATggaataaattaaacaaaaacaacatctaCAACTACACCTTGCGTGATATTCATGAAACTGAGAACAATTTCACTGGATCTGTTATGGGTGATGAGATTATACATATTTACTCACCGCTCACACCAGGGACGATACACAGTTTTACTCTCTTCACTGTGGTGAATGGTGTCAGAAGTAAAGGGTACAGCTTCAAGAGCATCACAA cCATTCCCTGTGAGTCCTTTAACTGGACAGTCACCAACTCTTCGATAGTTGCTCAAGTGAATAGTAGCACACGTGTAACAGCTGAAAACAGCACTGGCAATAGTAAAAATGACCCTGTAGTGGACAACTGGGTGAATCTGCAAGAGCTTTATCCTGGAGCAATCTACAATGTTTCACTGTGGTATGATTTGGACTCAGAGAGACTACTACAGTGCTCACATTTCCTGACGTTAG ATCCAAATAGTGTGCTTAATCTTCAGTGTAAATATTTTTCTGGAGGATATGGTCTGGCTGTAATTTGGGATCATCCATATGGAGTTATGGATGTGGTGCAGGTGGACATTGGTAGTCAAAGTTTCAACCATAGTTCAAAAGAATCACCAAGACAAGAGTTTAAAAACCTGCAAGTTGCCCATTGGTACAAAGTGACAGCAACATCATTCTCTGGAGCCAAGAAGAGTAAAATGGAATCATTAAACTGTCAAACTGATCCAGCAG GCGTTATAGCAGgtgttcttgtgtttttccTGTTGGTCATCCTTATTTGTGCTGCAGTCTATTGGTGGCTTCGCTATGGTTCTGCAAAGCAAAATAa AAGCCCCAAACCAGTGGTGTCAAAAGTGACTAATAAAAGCTACAA ACTGATTCCTGCAGATAAATTTCCTGAACATTTTCGAAACATGAGTCGTGATGAGAATAGAGGTTTCAGTCAGGAATATGAG GACTTGAGTTCAGTTGGTATCGAACAGTCTAGTGTTGCGGCTTATCTGCCTAAAAACAAGGACAAAAACCGATTTACAAATGTTTTACCTT atGACTCCTCTAGAGTGCAGCTCACAGTAAATGATGAGGATGATTCTGATTATATCAATGCCAACTACATGCCT GGATACGACAATGCAAGCAAACAGTACATCGCTGCTCAAGGTCCACTGCCATCCACAGTCAATGACTTCTGGAGAATGGTCTGGGAGAAAAGGTCACAAGCCATTGTCATGGTAACAAACTGCACTGAGAGTGGAAGG ATCAAGTGTGAGCAGTACTGGCCACTGGACTACACGCCGTGTGTCTATGGAAACCTGGTTGTGACAGTGAAATCAGAGAATAAAGCTCCAAGTTGGACTCTGCGAGAATTTAGTGTTAAAAAT AAAAGCACCTCTGAAACACGAACAGTGAAGCACTTCCACTTCACAGCGTGGCCGGATCATGGTGTTCCCTCTGGCACAGAGGAGCTAATCCAATTCAGAGGACTCGTCCGTCAGCACATAGAGAGTTCCTTCTCCGCAGGGCCAACAGTCGTACACTGCAG TGCTGGAGTGGGCCGGACAGGTACGCTGATCGCACTGGACGTTCTGCTGCAGCAGCTGGACAGAGAAAAGGCAGTGGGCATTGCAGCGTTTGTCCAGCAAATGAGATTGTGCCGGCCACTTATGGTGCAAACTGAG TCTCAGTACGTGTTCCTGCACCAGTGCATCATGGATTGTCTGCAACCCAAAGGCGTGGCTAAGTCAGAGCCTCTCTATGAAAACTCAGACATGATCTATGTCAATGCAATAGCGTTAAGACAATATGAAAACGGAAGTAAAATATGA